One genomic region from Sciurus carolinensis chromosome 2, mSciCar1.2, whole genome shotgun sequence encodes:
- the Mesd gene encoding LRP chaperone MESD encodes MAASGWARAALCLLCASDLLLLLLLPPLGSCAADSPAGTPGDAAPPPRKKKDIRDYNDADMARLLEQWEKDDDIEEGDLPEHKRPSAPVDFSQIDPGKPESILKMTKKGKTLMMFVTVSGSPTEKETEEITSLWQGSLFNANYDVQRFIVGSDRAIFMLRDGSYAWEIKDFLISQDRCADVTLEGQVYPGKGGGSKDKNKTKQEKGKKKKEGDPKSRASKEDNRAGNKREDL; translated from the exons ATGGCGGCCTCCGGCTGGGCGCGCGCGGCCCTGTGCCTTCTTTGCGCCTCTGatctgctgctgttgctgctgcttccTCCGCTGGGGTCCTGCGCTGCTGATAGCCCGGCCGGGACGCCCGGAGACGCTGCCCCTCCTCCGCGGAAGAAGAAGGACATTCGAGATTACAACGATGCGGACATGGCGCGTCTTCTGGAGCAGTGGGAG AAAGATGACGACATAGAAGAAGGAGATCTCCCAGAGCACAAGCGACCCTCAGCACCTGTTGACTTCTCACAGATAGACCCAGGCAAGCCAGAAAGTATATTAAAGATGACGAAAAAAGGAAAGACTCTGATGATGTTTGTCACTGTATCAGGGAGCCCCACTgagaaggagacagaggagaTCACCAGCCTGTGGCAGGGCAGTCTGTTCAATGCCAACTACGATGTccagag GTTCATCGTGGGATCAGATCGTGCTATCTTCATGCTTCGTGATGGGAGTTATGCCTGGGAGATCAAGGATTTTTTGATCAGTCAAGACAGATGTGCTGATGTCACTCTAGAGGGACAGGTATACCCTGGCAAAGGAGGAGgaagcaaagataaaaataaaacaaaacaagagaagggcaaaaagaagaaggaaggagatccAAAATCACGGGCTTCCAAGGAAGACAATCGAGCTGGAAACAAACGAGAAGACCTTTAA
- the LOC124976320 gene encoding transcription initiation factor TFIID subunit 4-like — MPLGSPLPPPLPPPPRLWPRPRCLPRTIMPSTAAGRGHWAAAAGARAVKHEPQHNKFTVRAPCRDAARKVPSAGRLPPSWAWPGPAAGAERAGQGSWELSFLPFFEIKILSSGRSAGSGSGGLCCQPQRYRPPWVRLRTWASGAVTAPGGTSPRRLPGLALWNAQPPQAHLLPRALWKLRRRRLQGRGCGRAVAATPSQSRVGACTDCAQRSPRSRSRPPRPGARGSSAALPAWQLTARGPEPRRHALPDRAPGGPLLAVGANPSPVPPRLGPAAAEISRGPEPRASDAAARLYPAEEPTQKVPLAPWPPAGAPAPAISVNHQLPSERGETERKGGDRKARGKHPLPLRARLNLGARPWVPARRGRRRLPLCPAAPRPRLTAAAPRRNLPGAYRNLLCGVTAFRLNPASSSRLSSRPLRRSRMLARCAAPPPGSWVAAGDAAAQHSAADLGLVVPSRPWVLAERPGSRRVGEGPPDQGLCAHPGEIGAQPPVGLTHPHR; from the exons ATGCCGCTGGGGAGCCCACTACCACCGCCACTGCCGCCGCCCCCGCGACTCTGGCCAAGGCCACGGTGCCTTCCCCGCACCATCATGCCATCCACCGCTGCGGGCAGAGGGCACTGGGCTGCGGCGGCCGGAGCCCGAGCAGT GAAGCATGAACCGCAGCACAACAAATTCACAGTCCGCGCTCCTTGCCGCGATGCTGCCAGGAAAGTCCCTTCTGCTGGGCGGTTGCCGCCTTCCTGGGCATGGCCTGGCCCGGCCGCCGGAGCGGAGAGGGCGGGACAGGGAAGCTGGGagttgtccttccttcctttctttgaaaTCAAAATCCTTTCCTCGGGGAGGAGCGCAGGCAGCGGCTCCGGCGGGCTGTGCTGTCAGCCGCAGCGCTACAGGCCACCTTGGGTTCGGCTGCGCACGTGGGCTTCAGGCGCCGTGACCGCGCCAGGCGGCACTTCTCCACGACGGCTGCCCGGGTTGGCGCTCTGGAACGCACAGCCGCCCCAGGCACATCTCCTACCTCGCGCTCTCTGGAAGCTGCGCCGGCGGCGGCTGCAGGGCCGAGGGTGTGGTCGCGCTGTCGCGGCCACGCCAAGTCAGAGCCGGGTGGGAGCCTGCACTGATTGCGCACAGCGGTCGCCCCGCTCACGTTCTCGCCCGCCACGCCCGGGTGCCCGGGGCTCCTCGGCGGCCCTTCCCGCCTGGCAGCTCACAGCGCGCGGCCCGGAGCCGCGGCGGCACGCCCTCCCGGACCGCGCGCCCGGCGGCCCGCTGCTGGCTGTCGGCGCGAATCCATCCCCGGTGCCCCCTCGTCTTGGGCCCGCAGCGGCTGAGATCTCCCGAGGCCCCGAGCCCCGCGCATCGGATGCAGCTGCGCGACTCTACCCGGCTGAGGAGCCGACTCAGAAGGTCCCCTTGGCGCCGTGGCCACCAGCCGGGGCCCCGGCTCCTGCCATTTCCGTCAACCACCAACTTCCGAGCGAGCGCGGAGAAACTGAAAGGAAGGGCGGGGACCGAAAGGCGAGGGGAAAACACCCGCTTCCTCTCCGCGCGCGGCTTAACCTCGGAGCGCGGCCGTGGGTGCCCGCCCGCCGGGGCCGCCGGAGGCTTCCCCTCTGCCCAGCCGCGCCTCGCCCCCGGCTCACCGCCGCAGCACCTCGCCGTAACCTCCCCGGAGCCTATAGAAATCTTTTGTGTGGCGTCACCGCCTTTCGTTTAAATCCCGCTTCCTCCTCTCGCCTTTCCTCCCGCCCCCTCCGCCGCTCCCGGATGCTTGCGCGATGCGCTGCTCCTCCCCCGGGAAGCTGGGTGGCTGCGGGGGACGCCGCCGCCCAGCACTCAGCTGCGGACCTGGGGCTGGTGGTCCCGAGCCGCCCCTGGGTTCTGGCGGAAAGACCGGGTAGCAGACGGGTTGGGGAAGGGCCACCCGACCAGGGGCTCTGCGCACACCCTGGGGAGATCGGAGCGCAGCCGCCGGTTGGCCTTAC ACATCCCCACAGATGA
- the Tlnrd1 gene encoding talin rod domain-containing protein 1 — MASGSAGKPTGEAASPAPVSVVGGASSQPRKRLVSVCDHCKGKMQLVADLLLLSSEARPVLFEGPASSCAGAESFEQCRDTIIARTKGLSILTHDVQSQLNMGRFGEAGDSLVELGDLVVSLTEYSAHAAYLAAVATPGAQPAQPGLVDRYRVTRCRHEVEQGCAVLRATPLADMTPQLLLEVSQGLSRNLKFLTDACALASDKSRDRFSREQFKLGVKCMSTSASALLACVREVKVAPSELARSRCALFSGPLVQAVSALVGFATEPQFLGRAAAVSAEGKAVQTAILGGAMSVVSACVLLTQCLRDLAQHPDGGAKMSDHRERLRNSACAVSEGCTLLSQALRERSSPRTLPPVNSNSVN; from the coding sequence ATGGCTAGCGGCAGCGCTGGGAAGCCCACTGGCGAGGCGGCTTCTCCGGCTCCTGTGAGCGTCGTCGGTGGAGCCAGCTCGCAGCCGCGAAAGAGGCTGGTGTCCGTCTGCGACCACTGCAAGGGCAAGATGCAGCTGGTGGCCGACCTGCTGCTGCTGTCCAGCGAGGCTCGGCCAGTGCTTTTCGAGGGCCCCGCCTCCTCGTGTGCCGGCGCGGAGTCCTTTGAGCAGTGCCGGGACACCATCATCGCGCGCACCAAGGGGCTCTCCATCCTCACCCATGACGTGCAGAGTCAGCTTAACATGGGCCGCTTTGGAGAGGCCGGGGACAGTCTAGTGGAGCTGGGTGACCTGGTGGTATCTCTGACCGAGTACTCAGCCCACGCCGCCTACCTGGCCGCTGTGGCCACACCAGGCGCACAGCCTgcacagccaggcctggtggATCGCTACCGCGTGACACGCTGTCGCCACGAGGTGGAGCAGGGCTGCGCAGTGCTACGAGCCACCCCACTGGCTGATATGACCCCACAGCTGCTGCTGGAGGTGTCGCAGGGCCTGTCGCGCAACCTCAAATTCCTGACGGACGCATGTGCCCTAGCCAGTGACAAGTCAAGGGACCGCTTTTCGCGCGAGCAGTTCAAGCTGGGCGTCAAGTGCATGAGCACGAGTGCGTCGGCGCTGCTGGCCTGCGTACGCGAGGTGAAGGTGGCTCCCAGTGAACTGGCGCGCAGCCGATGCGCACTCTTCAGTGGGCCCCTGGTGCAGGCTGTGAGTGCGCTCGTGGGCTTCGCCACCGAGCCGCAGTTCCTGGGTCGCGCGGCTGCTGTGAGCGCCGAGGGCAAGGCGGTGCAGACCGCCATCCTGGGTGGTGCCATGAGCGTGGTGTCAGCCTGCGTGCTTCTGACCCAGTGCCTCAGGGATCTGGCGCAGCACCCTGACGGGGGCGCCAAGATGTCGGACCACAGGGAGAGGCTGAGGAACTCGGCCTGCGCCGTGTCTGAAGGCTGCACCCTGCTATCTCAGGCTTTAAGAGAGAGGTCTTCACCCAGGACTTTACCGCCAGTAAATTCCAATTCTGTGAATTAG